In the genome of Acetivibrio cellulolyticus CD2, one region contains:
- a CDS encoding helix-turn-helix domain-containing protein: MNNIDLGKRIKELRKQSGLSTTKLSNLTGISSGYISELENNLKSPSAEILLKIIDALNITVASFFYEFPSEPLSSDLKELVTAAKDLSSENLELILKLIKKLK; this comes from the coding sequence ATGAATAATATTGACTTAGGAAAACGTATAAAAGAGCTAAGAAAACAATCTGGTTTATCTACAACAAAATTATCAAATTTAACAGGTATTTCATCAGGATATATAAGCGAACTCGAAAATAATTTAAAGTCTCCCTCAGCTGAGATACTATTAAAAATTATTGATGCCTTAAATATAACTGTTGCTAGCTTTTTTTATGAATTTCCTTCTGAACCTTTATCTAGTGATCTAAAAGAACTTGTCACTGCAGCCAAGGATTTAAGTTCAGAAAATCTTGAACTTATCTTAAAATTAATTAAAAAATTGAAATAA
- a CDS encoding helix-turn-helix transcriptional regulator, whose protein sequence is MRNRMFEARLKLKLTHQEVAKQSKISRSFYTLIENGLKNPSIEVALRVAKVLNLSVEDLFE, encoded by the coding sequence ATGCGAAACAGAATGTTTGAAGCAAGGTTAAAGTTAAAGCTGACACATCAGGAGGTTGCAAAACAGTCAAAGATATCAAGAAGCTTCTATACATTGATCGAGAATGGATTAAAGAATCCTTCAATAGAAGTTGCATTAAGAGTAGCAAAGGTGTTGAATTTAAGCGTTGAAGACCTTTTTGAATAA
- a CDS encoding response regulator transcription factor — protein sequence MDKIKIAIIEDDIKWLQGLVSYLGKQDDFVIVFTAMSRTEAVLLSKDTDVDIIIMDINLQENKCDGILAAQEILEGKTVKIIMLTSFKDEDIIRDSFIAGAVNYITKDDYYDIPDVIRKTHKTGSAFEVILKDYARLKEQEQIKDLNFTEKEVFALIEKGYTREQIQEKLNKSESTLKKQIKQILAKLGVKSSKEAVQKVKRKGL from the coding sequence ATGGACAAAATAAAAATAGCTATTATCGAAGATGATATCAAATGGCTTCAGGGACTAGTAAGTTACCTGGGCAAACAAGATGATTTTGTAATAGTGTTTACAGCTATGAGCAGAACGGAGGCTGTTTTGTTAAGTAAGGATACTGATGTGGATATAATAATTATGGATATAAACTTGCAAGAAAACAAGTGTGATGGAATATTGGCAGCTCAGGAGATCCTTGAGGGCAAAACGGTTAAAATTATAATGCTTACATCATTCAAAGATGAAGATATTATCAGGGATTCGTTTATAGCCGGCGCAGTAAATTATATAACTAAAGATGATTATTATGATATTCCAGATGTGATACGAAAGACTCATAAAACAGGGAGTGCCTTCGAAGTAATTCTAAAAGACTATGCCAGACTCAAAGAACAAGAACAGATAAAAGATTTGAATTTTACTGAGAAAGAAGTATTTGCGCTAATTGAGAAGGGATATACCAGGGAGCAAATACAAGAAAAGCTAAATAAATCGGAGAGTACTTTGAAAAAGCAAATTAAACAGATTCTTGCAAAGCTTGGGGTAAAAAGTAGCAAAGAAGCTGTCCAAAAGGTTAAAAGAAAGGGATTATAA
- a CDS encoding sensor histidine kinase gives MIIIVALLLWLLGTIIIVKDYKTESTRWCAAVTFVTGLATFSTFWHENIIEFLVNNYHISDSVIKIMWTTDAIMTNIGHNIGPYFILMYGLSFANIVPKNRKIQLYLLLAIPSLLSWILLPVESNYLRSPHEVMMHFRYLSIWAAPYMFVGAFFLIYSYVKEKSPPVKKYKLLTTLVAAPLISYAAVANVIARALGIDNAWRFFIILMPIQFLGFLYFAANYGVMGVKLKFEKLRLDSTIKAITSGTRILNHTIKNEVNVISICCDNAKMSINKENIDIDDVNKNLEIISSAATHLHEMVKRIREQMEDIIIDEKENNLGVIVKSSIDVIKPIADRKDVKIFMCHLNDVIIKCDEVHFIEVLNNIFKNAIEAIEPGIGELKIDCFKGKKELCLSITDNGHGISKEDLSHIFEPFFTTKKHTLNFGLGLSYCYNVITKHGGTLDIQSGEGVGTRVLIGFPDQKVILSPGIAEVI, from the coding sequence GTGATTATAATAGTCGCTTTGCTTTTATGGCTACTAGGGACAATCATCATTGTAAAAGACTACAAAACAGAATCTACGAGATGGTGCGCAGCAGTTACTTTCGTAACAGGTCTTGCTACGTTCTCGACCTTTTGGCACGAAAATATAATAGAATTTTTAGTGAATAATTATCATATTTCAGATAGCGTAATAAAGATAATGTGGACTACGGATGCTATTATGACAAATATAGGCCATAATATAGGTCCTTATTTTATACTTATGTACGGTTTGAGCTTTGCGAATATAGTACCCAAGAACCGTAAGATTCAACTTTACTTATTGCTAGCTATACCGTCACTGCTAAGTTGGATATTACTGCCTGTCGAAAGCAATTACTTGAGAAGTCCGCATGAGGTTATGATGCATTTCAGGTATTTGTCAATATGGGCGGCTCCTTATATGTTTGTAGGTGCTTTTTTCCTTATTTACTCCTACGTTAAAGAAAAATCTCCTCCAGTAAAAAAGTATAAACTGCTAACTACATTAGTGGCGGCTCCTCTTATTAGTTATGCGGCTGTGGCAAATGTGATTGCGAGAGCTCTAGGAATAGATAATGCATGGAGATTCTTTATTATACTAATGCCGATACAGTTCTTAGGCTTCCTGTATTTCGCAGCAAATTATGGTGTTATGGGAGTTAAACTAAAGTTTGAAAAGCTGCGCTTGGATAGCACGATAAAAGCTATTACATCCGGAACCAGAATATTGAATCATACGATAAAAAATGAGGTTAATGTAATCTCTATTTGCTGCGATAATGCTAAAATGTCAATTAATAAAGAGAATATCGATATTGATGATGTCAATAAAAACCTTGAAATAATATCGAGCGCAGCAACCCATTTACACGAAATGGTCAAAAGGATCCGTGAGCAAATGGAAGACATAATTATTGACGAGAAAGAAAATAACTTAGGGGTTATTGTAAAGAGTTCCATTGATGTAATCAAGCCAATTGCAGACAGGAAAGATGTTAAAATATTTATGTGTCATTTGAATGATGTTATTATAAAGTGTGATGAAGTACATTTTATTGAAGTACTTAATAATATTTTTAAAAATGCTATAGAGGCAATAGAGCCAGGTATTGGAGAACTAAAAATTGACTGTTTTAAGGGAAAAAAAGAACTTTGTTTATCAATAACAGATAATGGGCATGGAATATCCAAGGAAGACTTATCTCATATTTTTGAGCCGTTTTTTACAACTAAAAAACATACCCTTAACTTTGGATTAGGTTTATCTTACTGTTATAATGTTATTACGAAGCATGGAGGAACCTTGGATATACAGAGTGGTGAGGGAGTGGGTACAAGAGTACTTATTGGATTTCCTGATCAGAAAGTTATTTTATCTCCTGGCATCGCGGAGGTGATATAA
- a CDS encoding alpha/beta fold hydrolase, which produces MIELMAKIADRYGLYDLHKNYTKKDQFYYDKSEISKVNIDFYARPDIPELKFEKSDSSDNYEYGTISFSSQVDGDGKDAVFYYATKNTKKPVNIIMIHGWRSKLNKLDNIFKEGIMQEGFNAYSYVLPYHLERAPQESAYNGEYFLTANTIRTLNAFKQAVSDIRALIRYIKDIKKETVYIIGLSLGGLVSNLVCEHEDVDALASLFYANDLAYTIFHATSGKYIKRDFVNNKFYEEQLSDCWKIINPSLSKPIIDKNKILLVSGRYDEYVLPPDTNKLWEAWGRPQRYVYDCGHSGIVLLKKKIRDNTMKFLRGIEG; this is translated from the coding sequence ATGATTGAATTAATGGCAAAAATTGCAGACCGTTATGGTCTGTATGATTTACACAAAAATTATACAAAAAAAGATCAATTTTATTACGATAAAAGCGAGATATCGAAGGTAAATATAGACTTTTATGCTAGGCCAGATATTCCAGAATTAAAATTTGAGAAAAGCGATTCAAGCGATAACTATGAGTATGGAACAATAAGTTTTTCGAGCCAGGTTGATGGTGACGGAAAAGATGCTGTTTTCTACTACGCCACAAAAAATACGAAAAAACCGGTAAACATTATAATGATTCACGGCTGGAGATCCAAATTAAATAAGCTCGATAATATATTTAAAGAGGGCATTATGCAGGAAGGATTCAATGCTTATAGTTATGTTCTGCCATATCATCTAGAAAGAGCACCACAAGAATCCGCCTATAATGGAGAGTATTTTCTGACAGCGAATACAATACGAACTTTAAATGCATTCAAGCAAGCTGTGAGCGATATAAGAGCATTAATAAGATACATAAAAGATATTAAGAAGGAAACTGTATATATAATAGGTCTTAGTCTTGGAGGGTTAGTTTCTAATCTTGTTTGCGAGCATGAAGATGTCGATGCCCTGGCATCATTGTTTTATGCTAATGATTTGGCTTATACAATATTTCATGCGACTTCAGGTAAATACATAAAAAGAGATTTTGTAAATAACAAATTTTATGAGGAGCAATTGAGTGATTGCTGGAAAATAATTAATCCGAGCTTAAGTAAGCCAATAATCGATAAAAATAAAATCTTGCTTGTTTCAGGAAGATATGATGAATATGTTTTGCCTCCGGATACAAATAAATTATGGGAGGCATGGGGGAGACCGCAAAGGTACGTTTATGACTGCGGGCACTCTGGGATAGTACTTCTAAAGAAAAAGATAAGAGATAACACAATGAAATTTTTGAGGGGGATAGAAGGGTGA
- a CDS encoding ParM/StbA family protein yields MVIGFDLGNRYAKVFGEDYKDELFVAWREVSEEEYNSTEGVDGIAKVKYNSRFYLVGNVGNTGINMRNKGAIEVRDQSNFIKLVMISKYLKTLGKTDDLDCKIVTGTPYDDYDKTRHDYCSLMLSKDAELIELDGVEYKIKVTDIDVTKQGACVILTLPDRKSANYLIWDFGGETLDLSYFENGIRIKGKTIDFSLNRIFADLGKDLNQYIDVDRPSLLDARFQKSIENLILTGRYKNTTVIKIEDEVVELGNYVHSYLQERSDKVISDAINELDLNKTSLSNLINIFVGGGSKLLEKELLKNTLLNNKRIQEEPEFSNARAYYKIGKSRWM; encoded by the coding sequence TTGGTTATAGGTTTTGATTTAGGAAATAGATATGCAAAGGTTTTTGGAGAAGACTATAAAGATGAGTTATTTGTTGCCTGGAGAGAAGTGTCTGAGGAAGAATACAATTCGACAGAAGGAGTTGATGGTATTGCAAAAGTTAAATACAATAGCAGATTTTATCTAGTTGGTAACGTAGGTAATACTGGTATAAACATGAGAAACAAAGGAGCTATTGAGGTTAGAGATCAGTCAAATTTTATAAAACTCGTCATGATATCAAAATATCTTAAAACTCTTGGAAAAACCGATGATCTTGATTGTAAAATTGTAACCGGAACACCTTATGATGATTATGATAAAACACGTCATGATTATTGTTCTCTAATGCTTTCAAAAGATGCAGAACTTATAGAGCTGGATGGAGTTGAATATAAAATTAAGGTTACTGATATTGATGTCACCAAACAGGGAGCATGTGTTATTTTGACCTTACCTGACAGGAAATCTGCGAATTACTTGATTTGGGATTTTGGTGGTGAAACCTTAGACCTTAGCTACTTTGAGAATGGTATACGAATTAAAGGTAAAACAATTGATTTTTCATTAAATAGAATATTTGCTGATTTAGGCAAAGATTTGAACCAATATATTGATGTGGATAGGCCATCACTCTTAGATGCAAGATTTCAAAAAAGCATAGAGAATCTCATACTAACTGGAAGGTATAAGAATACAACTGTTATAAAAATTGAAGATGAGGTAGTTGAATTAGGGAATTATGTTCACTCATATCTTCAAGAAAGATCGGATAAAGTCATTTCTGATGCAATAAACGAACTAGATCTTAATAAAACAAGCTTGAGTAACCTGATAAACATTTTTGTAGGCGGAGGCTCTAAACTCCTCGAAAAAGAACTATTAAAGAATACTTTACTTAATAACAAAAGGATTCAGGAAGAACCAGAATTTTCAAATGCAAGAGCATACTATAAAATTGGGAAATCGAGATGGATGTGA
- a CDS encoding helix-turn-helix transcriptional regulator: MIIKEYRNRSNLTQEEVARALDITLSQYQKIEKGKSITNIITGLKMARLYNVDPYILFEIDKD, translated from the coding sequence ATGATAATAAAAGAATATAGAAATCGAAGCAATCTAACACAGGAAGAAGTAGCTAGAGCTTTAGATATAACACTAAGTCAGTACCAGAAAATAGAAAAAGGTAAGTCTATTACTAACATTATAACAGGGTTAAAAATGGCAAGGTTATATAACGTGGATCCATATATTCTATTTGAGATTGATAAGGACTAA
- a CDS encoding methyl-accepting chemotaxis protein, producing MYLLKSLFKSLRIGLKLNLSFAIIITSMLFVIFISLNTISSTLINQESKNTYEMIKQTQINLKVVLTEIEKLSLSLSRDDEITNLVTNLDKEQDQLVAASIINDIAKSIDRNLLTQTDIVNISIVTNSGQIVTSGNHTFEIKQPSVFEYPVMKKFIESKANALWIDTYEETVPTIKANSENGHVITLVRKMYSPTSLNNSVGTIIFYINESAINNVLKELQLSSGGKYMLVGSNRNIVFDPQNRDQDGNNIDTGLIPNEIYNRIQEERNNYFTGKINGTEHLVTYVTIDDIKGIPLKWSLVSYTEIKSIVSTISAVKKQIWFYSIIALLLGALLSFGISRDLVYSIKKLVNAMDKAKQGRLDVALVNDRKDEIGFLTDSFSDMIDCIKNLIFHVQKASVTSSDCSQSLSSSCQQNYAISEELSSMIDTIRDLMQKLQLEVSSEKNNIVSIIDIIKDAKDSLSSIDAVTSKSKEINSSNQSSINTLNGTFEKIILSINKIISDISSLINASTEISKITKVITEISSQTKLLSINAAIESAKIDTQSSGKSFNLISEEIRKLSEISKNSAYSIDKIINQLSNEIINTKSSALELQNIVNDSKKSIGSVIDSFEQNTIFHDNTLNIILSLKKFIINIETSSLDIVNSINTIHTDSNDILTNVDNIIDAKNDQVNMNKHLVEKSDDLITLSQELESSFSSFVV from the coding sequence ATGTATTTATTAAAGTCTTTATTCAAATCTTTAAGAATTGGTTTAAAACTTAACTTATCATTCGCAATCATTATAACTTCTATGCTTTTTGTTATTTTCATATCTTTAAACACGATTTCAAGTACTTTGATTAATCAGGAAAGTAAAAATACTTATGAAATGATAAAGCAAACTCAAATTAATCTAAAAGTTGTTTTAACCGAAATTGAAAAGCTTTCACTATCGCTTTCAAGAGATGATGAAATAACTAACCTTGTAACAAATTTAGATAAAGAACAGGATCAGTTAGTTGCTGCCAGTATTATAAACGATATAGCAAAGTCAATAGACAGAAATTTGCTTACACAAACCGATATAGTTAATATAAGTATAGTAACCAATTCAGGGCAAATTGTCACTTCAGGAAATCACACTTTTGAAATTAAACAACCTTCAGTATTCGAATATCCAGTTATGAAAAAATTCATTGAGAGCAAAGCAAATGCCTTATGGATAGATACATACGAAGAAACAGTTCCTACAATAAAAGCTAATTCTGAAAATGGGCATGTTATTACTCTTGTAAGAAAAATGTATTCTCCTACAAGTCTAAATAATTCTGTAGGAACGATTATATTCTACATAAATGAGTCTGCCATTAATAACGTGCTTAAAGAATTGCAGCTTTCAAGTGGTGGCAAGTATATGTTGGTAGGATCTAATAGAAACATCGTTTTTGACCCTCAAAACAGAGACCAAGATGGAAACAATATTGATACTGGCCTTATACCAAATGAGATTTATAACCGAATTCAAGAAGAAAGGAATAATTATTTCACAGGTAAAATAAATGGGACGGAACATCTGGTAACCTATGTAACAATAGATGATATCAAAGGGATTCCTCTTAAATGGTCACTAGTATCATATACTGAGATTAAAAGTATAGTTTCAACCATTAGTGCGGTTAAAAAACAAATTTGGTTTTATAGTATAATAGCTCTGCTCCTGGGAGCTTTGTTATCGTTTGGAATATCAAGAGATCTTGTTTATAGTATAAAAAAACTTGTTAATGCTATGGACAAGGCAAAACAAGGGCGGCTTGATGTAGCTTTAGTAAATGATCGTAAGGATGAAATAGGTTTTTTAACGGATAGTTTTTCTGACATGATAGATTGTATTAAGAATTTAATTTTTCACGTTCAAAAGGCTTCTGTAACTTCTAGCGACTGTTCACAATCATTATCCTCATCATGCCAACAAAATTATGCTATATCTGAAGAACTATCATCTATGATAGATACTATAAGGGACTTAATGCAAAAGTTACAACTTGAGGTTAGCAGCGAGAAAAATAATATTGTAAGTATTATAGATATTATTAAAGATGCAAAAGATAGCTTATCCTCTATAGATGCTGTTACAAGTAAATCTAAAGAAATAAATAGTAGTAACCAATCTTCTATAAATACTTTAAACGGCACTTTTGAAAAAATAATTCTTTCAATAAACAAGATAATATCCGATATTAGTAGCCTTATAAATGCCTCAACAGAAATTTCAAAAATAACAAAAGTTATAACGGAAATTTCCAGTCAAACAAAGCTGCTTTCAATTAATGCAGCTATTGAATCCGCCAAAATAGATACTCAAAGCAGCGGAAAAAGTTTCAATTTGATTTCCGAAGAGATCCGGAAGCTATCCGAGATATCGAAGAATTCGGCTTATAGCATTGATAAAATTATCAATCAACTATCAAACGAAATAATAAATACAAAAAGTTCTGCTCTGGAGCTGCAGAATATTGTAAACGACAGCAAAAAATCTATAGGCTCTGTAATAGATAGTTTTGAGCAGAATACAATCTTTCATGACAATACCCTTAACATTATACTTTCTCTAAAAAAATTCATTATAAACATTGAAACTTCAAGTTTGGATATAGTAAACTCAATTAATACAATACATACCGACTCTAATGATATACTTACTAATGTTGATAATATAATCGATGCAAAAAATGACCAAGTCAACATGAATAAACATTTGGTTGAAAAGTCTGATGACCTTATCACCTTATCTCAGGAATTAGAAAGTTCCTTCAGTTCATTCGTTGTATAA
- a CDS encoding ECF-type sigma factor yields the protein MNVVKNNNERSKIQFVKTYTFEVLKFENEEVQKKVATIIYDSNLPEDKVLPEVTNLFNNPVVALKLINIKEKKEAGRPKAINFNDVQEYKSRGFTQEEIARQMKVSLSTVRRNWDIRKKLH from the coding sequence ATGAATGTGGTTAAAAATAACAATGAAAGGAGTAAGATACAGTTTGTGAAAACATACACATTTGAAGTTTTAAAGTTTGAGAATGAAGAAGTACAAAAAAAGGTTGCTACGATAATTTATGATTCAAATCTTCCGGAGGACAAAGTTTTACCTGAAGTTACAAATTTGTTTAATAATCCAGTAGTAGCTCTAAAGCTCATAAATATAAAGGAGAAAAAAGAAGCAGGAAGGCCTAAAGCAATAAATTTTAATGATGTACAAGAATATAAAAGTAGAGGATTCACTCAAGAAGAAATTGCTCGACAAATGAAGGTGAGTTTATCAACTGTAAGGCGCAATTGGGACATAAGAAAAAAATTGCATTAA
- a CDS encoding Spo0E family sporulation regulatory protein-aspartic acid phosphatase, translating to MLKKMLQEQKEKLYLIILKNKELCCDEVLAQSHEVDKLIAKEQRRLNSHQPVKRRK from the coding sequence ATGCTGAAGAAAATGCTGCAGGAGCAGAAAGAAAAACTTTACTTGATTATACTTAAAAACAAAGAACTTTGTTGCGATGAAGTGTTAGCTCAGTCTCATGAAGTTGACAAACTTATAGCAAAAGAACAAAGGAGATTAAATAGCCATCAACCAGTAAAACGCAGGAAATGA